In Nicotiana tabacum cultivar K326 chromosome 2, ASM71507v2, whole genome shotgun sequence, the following proteins share a genomic window:
- the LOC142166801 gene encoding uncharacterized protein LOC142166801, protein MVAPPNFEEGQSTYRPPRFNGQYYGWWKTRMHDFIMAEDSELWDVICDRPFVPIKNLGDPTVGTPKTRNEFNDADRKAIEKNFRAKKIFVCGIGPNEYNRILACQSAKVIWETLQTAHEGTTQVKQSKIDMLTTEYELFRMKNDESIQDMHTRFTSIINKLHSFGETIL, encoded by the coding sequence atggtTGCTCCTCCAAACTTCGAAGAAGGCCAGTCTACTTACAGACCACCTAGGTTCAATGGACAGTATTATGGATGGTGGAAAACTAGGATGCACGACTTCATTATGGCTGAAGATTCTGAGCTATGGGATGTCATATGTGACAGACCCTTTGTTCCCATCAAGAATCTTGGCGACCCAACTGTAGGCACTCCCAAGACGAGGAATGAATTCAATGACGCTGATCGAAAGGCCATAGAAAAGAActttcgtgcaaagaaaattTTTGTTTGTGGCATTGGTCCTAATGAATATAACAGGATATTGGCATGCCAATCAGCAAAAGTAATCTGGGAGACTCTTCAGACAGCTCACGAAGGAACAACACAGGTTAAGCAatccaagatcgacatgctcacaactgaatacgagctcttcaggatgaaaaATGATGAATCCATCCAAGATATGCATACTCGCTTCACCTCCATCATTAATAAGCTTCACTCTTTTGGTGAAACCATTCTATGA